A single window of Mangifera indica cultivar Alphonso chromosome 18, CATAS_Mindica_2.1, whole genome shotgun sequence DNA harbors:
- the LOC123201529 gene encoding uncharacterized protein LOC123201529 yields the protein MCCGTKMCMFCICLIAVVILIGFLFGFGVFKKAFHKAKDTLHACDPNIHGSLCGKGRPFFNYVPPPTPF from the coding sequence ATGTGTTGCGGAACCAAGATGTGCATGTTCTGTATTTGTTTGATAGCTGTGGTGATTCTTATCGGATTCCTTTTCGGATTCGGAGTTTTCAAAAAAGCCTTTCACAAGGCTAAGGATACTCTGCATGCTTGTGATCCAAACATTCATGGCTCTCTCTGTGGAAAGGGAAGACCTTTCTTCAATTATGTTCCTCCTCCCACTCCCTTTTAG
- the LOC123202411 gene encoding general transcription and DNA repair factor IIH subunit TFB1-1-like isoform X2, with product MSSSQVTKRTKYKTSVKDPGSPGVLRMNEQKLMFMPDNRNTGTKLVVEFKSIQGHKYTKEGSNKPPLINLSNVQGGSYIFEFDSYADLHVCRDFVGKVLEKSRETSSTATEKAPVTLADEQLSTAEMQLRIKLLQEDNELQKLHQQFVGGNIFTEAEFWATRKKLLNRDSSEKSKQRVGFKSVMISDIRPLTDGRTNKVTFSLTPEIILQIFSEKPAVHRAYLNFVPKKMTEVEFWTKYCRAEYLNRTKNVHAVAAEAAEDEELAVFLKEDDILAREVRKKIRLVDPTLDMEADEGDDYTHLPDHGLLRDGSKELNESQNEFYRRTLLQDLNRHAAVVLEGRTVDVEREDNTKAVAEALARLKQGKEGAVGNENEDRVDRISRVTPIEDLQPPDNLPVAPLSIKDAWEYFDSQQVNALKASRDASARMESQSCNTREAYASMRNAISEIKENGLTDPIVTSDVAVKVFNGLTHNISSIKYHLGKNPRESVLDRLPDITREKLLFHWTTIQELLRHFWSSYPITTPYLYTKVTRLKDAMSNIYPQLEELKESLQSDLRHQVSLLVRPMQQALDAAIQHHDADMQKRSAKSGEKPNGYT from the exons ATGTCAAGCTCGCAGGTCACCAAGCGAACCAAGTACAAGACCTCCGTCAAAGACCCCGGCTCCCCCGGTGTTCTTAGAATG AATGAGCAGAAATTAATGTTCATGCCTGATAATCGTAACACTGGTACTAAGTTGGTTGTTGAGTTCAAGTCGATTCAAG GTCATAAATATACTAAGGAAGGATCAAACAAGCCGCCATTGATTAATTTATCCAATGTTCAG GGGGGAAGCTACATTTTTGAGTTTGATAGTTATGCTGATCTCCATGTTTGCCGAGATTTTGTGG GCAAAGTCCTTGAGAAGTCCAGAGAGACTTCAAGCACTGCTACTGAAAAAGCTCCTGTTACATTAGCTGATGAACAACTTAGCACAGCAGAAATGCAGCTTCGAATTAAGCTCTTGCAAGAGGATAA TGAGTTGCAGAAACTTCATCAGCAATTTGTTGGTGGTAATATCTTCACAGAAGCTGAATTTTGGGCAACAAGGAAG AAGTTGCTGAATAGAGACTCCAGCGAGAAGTCAAAACAACGGGTTGGTTTTAAAAGTGTCATGATTTCAGACATAAGACCATTGACTGATGGGCGG ACAAACAAAGTTACATTTAGTTTGACGCCGGAGATCATTTTACAG ATTTTTTCGGAGAAACCAGCTGTTCATCGGGcgtatttaaattttgttccCAAAAAG ATGACAGAAGTGGAATTCTGGACTAAGTACTGTAGAGCAGAATACCTCAACCGTACGAAAAATGTTCATGCTGTTGCAGCAGAAGCTGCTGAAGATGAGGAGCTTGCTGTATTTCTTAAGGAAGATGATATATTGGCAAGGGAAGTTCGTAAGAAG ATTAGACTGGTTGATCCAACCTTAGACATGGAAGCTGATGAAGGGGATGATTACACCCATCTGCCT GATCATGGGCTTTTACGTGATGGTAGCAAGGAATTAAATGAATctcaaaatgaattttataGAAGGACTCTACTGCAAGACCTTAATCGGCATGCTGCCGTTGTTCTTGAAGGAAGAACTGTGG ATGTTGAAAGGGAAGACAACACAAAGGCTGTAGCAGAGGCACTTGCACGATTAAAGCAGG GCAAGGAAGGAGCTGTTGGAAACGAGAATGAGGATAGAGTAGATAGAATCTCTCGGGTGACACCAATTGAGGATCTCCAACCACCAGATAATCTTCCTGTAGCCCCACTTAGCATTAAG GATGCTTGGGAGTACTTTGATTCTCAACAAGTTAATGCACTAAAAGCCTCCAGAGATGCATCAGCAAGGATGGAATCACAAAGCTGCAACACCCGGGAAGCATATGCTTCTATGAGAAATGCTATTTCTGAGATTAAAGAAAATGGACTAACTGATCCAATAGTTACTTCTGATGTTGCTGTTAAG GTTTTTAATGGGTTGACTCACAATATCTCTAGCATCAAATATCATCTTGGGAAGAATCCTCGGGAGAGTGTTCTAGATAGATTGCCAGATATAACTAGAGAGAAACTTCTATTT CATTGGACAACTATTCAAGAATTACTGAGGCATTTTTGGTCTTCATATCCAATCACCACTCCTTATCTTTATACTAAG GTAACCAGATTGAAGGATGCCATGTCAAATATCTATCCACAGCTAGAG GAATTGAAGGAATCTTTGCAGTCAGATCTGCGCCACCAGGTTTCCCTCCTTGTTCGTCCGATGCAACAG GCTTTAGATGCTGCAATTCAACATCACGATGCAGACATGCAGAAGAGATCAGCAAAGAGTGGAGAGAAACCTAATGGATATACCTAG
- the LOC123202031 gene encoding protein DNA-DAMAGE INDUCIBLE 1-like isoform X3, which yields MKITVMTEDEQIISLDVDPHETVENVKALLEVETRVSLRQQQLLYNGMEMGNAQKLSALGVKDEDLVMMVSNATSSASANNLGFNPDGSAVNPAAFQQHVQNDSNLMMQLFQADPELAQVFLGNDLNRLQELLKDRHHQRSILRRQQDEELKLLDADPFDVEAQKKIEAAIRQKGIDDNWAAALEHNPEAFARVVMLYVDMEVNGVPLKAFVDSGAQSTIISKNCAERCGLLRLLDQRYKGVALGVGQSEILGRIHVAPIKIGNIFYPCSFVVLDSPNMEFLFGLDMLRKHQCMIDLKDNVLRVGGGEVAVSFLQEKDIPPRFLDEEKYSKQASSSGTANGLHNKFSDSVVAIALCLL from the exons ATGAAGATTACTGTGATGACTGAAGATGAACAGATCATTAGCTTAGATGTTGATCCACATGAAACT GTTGAAAACGTTAAAGCTCTACTAGAAGTTGAG ACTCGGGTGTCGCTAAGGCAACAACAGCTGCTGTATAATGGGATGGAAATGGGGAATGCTCAGAAATTGAGTGCATTGGGTGTTAAAGATGAGGATTTGGTTATGATGGTCTCTAATGCTACATCTAG TGCATCTGCCAATAACTTGGGCTTCAACCCCGATGGTTCTGCTGTGAACCCTGCAGCTTTCCAGCAACACGTGCAGAATGATTCTAATTTGATGATGCAACTGTTTCAG GCTGATCCTGAATTGGCACAAGTCTTCCTTGGGAATGATCTCAATAGACTGCAGGAGCTATTGAAAGACAGACACCACCAAAGATCTATATTACGACGTCAACAAGATGAGGAGCTT AAACTTCTTGATGCAGATCCTTTTGATGTTGAAGCACAAAAGAAAATTGAGGCTGCCATTCGCCAG AAAGGAATTGATGACAACTGGGCAGCTGCCTTGGAACATAACCCTGAGGCTTTTGCAAGGGTG GTTATGTTGTACGTTGACATGGAGGTTAATGGTGTTCCTTTGAAG GCATTTGTAGATAGTGGTGCACAGTCGACAATCATATCAAAAAACTGTGCTGAACGTTGTGG ATTGCTAAGGCTTTTAGATCAACGTTACAAAGGTGTGGCTCTTGGAGTTGGTCAGTCTGAGATTCTTGGTCGAATTCATGTAGCCCCAATCAAG ATTGGAAATATATTCTACCCCTGTTCCTTTGTGGTTCTGGATTCTCCCAACATGGAATTCCTCTTCGGGCTAGATATGCTTCGAAAACACCAG TGTATGATTGACTTGAAGGACAATGTTTTAAGAGTTGGTGGAGGAGAGGTAGCTGTATCATTTTTGCAAG AGAAAGACATTCCtcctaggtttttggatgaagaGAAGTACTCCAAACAAGCATCCAGCTCAGGAACTGCA AATGGTCTCCATAACAAGTTTAGTGATTCAGTCGTGGCAATAGCACTTTGCCTTCTCTAG
- the LOC123202031 gene encoding protein DNA-DAMAGE INDUCIBLE 1-like isoform X2 gives MKITVMTEDEQIISLDVDPHETVENVKALLEVETRVSLRQQQLLYNGMEMGNAQKLSALGVKDEDLVMMVSNATSSASANNLGFNPDGSAVNPAAFQQHVQNDSNLMMQLFQADPELAQVFLGNDLNRLQELLKDRHHQRSILRRQQDEELKLLDADPFDVEAQKKIEAAIRQKGIDDNWAAALEHNPEAFARVVMLYVDMEVNGVPLKAFVDSGAQSTIISKNCAERCGLLRLLDQRYKGVALGVGQSEILGRIHVAPIKIGNIFYPCSFVVLDSPNMEFLFGLDMLRKHQCMIDLKDNVLRVGGGEVAVSFLQEKDIPPRFLDEEKYSKQASSSGTAESCLAHLVMQHRELILKLKLQSLLS, from the exons ATGAAGATTACTGTGATGACTGAAGATGAACAGATCATTAGCTTAGATGTTGATCCACATGAAACT GTTGAAAACGTTAAAGCTCTACTAGAAGTTGAG ACTCGGGTGTCGCTAAGGCAACAACAGCTGCTGTATAATGGGATGGAAATGGGGAATGCTCAGAAATTGAGTGCATTGGGTGTTAAAGATGAGGATTTGGTTATGATGGTCTCTAATGCTACATCTAG TGCATCTGCCAATAACTTGGGCTTCAACCCCGATGGTTCTGCTGTGAACCCTGCAGCTTTCCAGCAACACGTGCAGAATGATTCTAATTTGATGATGCAACTGTTTCAG GCTGATCCTGAATTGGCACAAGTCTTCCTTGGGAATGATCTCAATAGACTGCAGGAGCTATTGAAAGACAGACACCACCAAAGATCTATATTACGACGTCAACAAGATGAGGAGCTT AAACTTCTTGATGCAGATCCTTTTGATGTTGAAGCACAAAAGAAAATTGAGGCTGCCATTCGCCAG AAAGGAATTGATGACAACTGGGCAGCTGCCTTGGAACATAACCCTGAGGCTTTTGCAAGGGTG GTTATGTTGTACGTTGACATGGAGGTTAATGGTGTTCCTTTGAAG GCATTTGTAGATAGTGGTGCACAGTCGACAATCATATCAAAAAACTGTGCTGAACGTTGTGG ATTGCTAAGGCTTTTAGATCAACGTTACAAAGGTGTGGCTCTTGGAGTTGGTCAGTCTGAGATTCTTGGTCGAATTCATGTAGCCCCAATCAAG ATTGGAAATATATTCTACCCCTGTTCCTTTGTGGTTCTGGATTCTCCCAACATGGAATTCCTCTTCGGGCTAGATATGCTTCGAAAACACCAG TGTATGATTGACTTGAAGGACAATGTTTTAAGAGTTGGTGGAGGAGAGGTAGCTGTATCATTTTTGCAAG AGAAAGACATTCCtcctaggtttttggatgaagaGAAGTACTCCAAACAAGCATCCAGCTCAGGAACTGCA GAGTCATGTCTGGCACACCTGGTGATGCAACACAG GGAGCTGATTTTGAAGCTAAAGTTGCAAAGCTTGTTGAGCTAG
- the LOC123202420 gene encoding disease resistance protein RGA5-like, with the protein MKQKIVIKVAKLCCEKCKSKAMKIVVNASGVTKVEIGGDKDQLVVIGEDVDSVKLTRCLRKKLRYAILLSVEEEKKEEKKEEGKICILPWPPTTYCQYPIYCDDPPPFCFIM; encoded by the exons ATGAAG CAAAAGATAGTCATAAAGGTTGCAAAATTGTGCTGTGAGAAATGCAAATCCAAAGCCATGAAGATTGTGGTGAACGCATCTG GTGTGACCAAGGTGGAGATTGGGGGAGACAAAGATCAACTGGTGGTGATAGGAGAGGACGTGGATTCAGTTAAGCTCACTCGCTGTCTAAGGAAAAAACTTCGGTATGCCATTTTATTGAGCgtggaagaagagaagaaggaagagaagaagGAAGAGGGGAAAATATGTATATTGCCATGGCCACCCACCACTTACTGTCAATATCCTATCTATTGTGATGATCCACCTCCTTTTTGCTTCATTATGTAA
- the LOC123201465 gene encoding chaperone protein dnaJ 11, chloroplastic-like has translation MYATLNTPIIQPFFFSPQSPRKIALSPNSARCPGRNKRNPCPSAVSFTAEESVAVDTVGGSLYGVLRVEPTATLREIKTAYRTLAKVYHPDLSAERTADGQDFIEIHNAYATLSDPAARAVYDLSLAGSSRRTKTASFGFSAGGGFYPSRRWETDQCW, from the coding sequence ATGTACGCCACTTTAAACACACCCATAATCCAGCCATTCTTTTTTTCGCCCCAATCACCGCGCAAAATCGCCCTTTCCCCAAATTCAGCCCGGTGTCCCGGCCGAAACAAGCGAAATCCATGCCCGTCTGCCGTTTCGTTCACGGCCGAGGAATCTGTGGCCGTGGACACGGTCGGGGGGAGCTTGTACGGGGTTCTTAGAGTTGAACCAACGGCGACCTTGAGAGAGATTAAGACGGCGTATCGCACCCTGGCGAAAGTTTACCATCCCGATTTATCGGCGGAGCGCACAGCCGATGGCCAAGATTTTATCGAGATCCACAACGCTTATGCCACTTTGTCGGATCCAGCGGCGAGGGCGGTTTATGATCTGTCTTTGGCGGGCAGTAGTAGGAGGACAAAAACGGCGTCGTTTGGTTTTTCGGCTGGTGGCGGATTTTACCCGAGTCGAAGATGGGAAACAGACCAGTGTTGGTAG
- the LOC123202411 gene encoding general transcription and DNA repair factor IIH subunit TFB1-1-like isoform X1: MSSSQVTKRTKYKTSVKDPGSPGVLRMNEQKLMFMPDNRNTGTKLVVEFKSIQGHKYTKEGSNKPPLINLSNVQGGSYIFEFDSYADLHVCRDFVGKVLEKSRETSSTATEKAPVTLADEQLSTAEMQLRIKLLQEDNELQKLHQQFVGGNIFTEAEFWATRKKLLNRDSSEKSKQRVGFKSVMISDIRPLTDGRTNKVTFSLTPEIILQIFSEKPAVHRAYLNFVPKKMTEVEFWTKYCRAEYLNRTKNVHAVAAEAAEDEELAVFLKEDDILAREVRKKIRLVDPTLDMEADEGDDYTHLPDHGLLRDGSKELNESQNEFYRRTLLQDLNRHAAVVLEGRTVDVEREDNTKAVAEALARLKQGKEGAVGNENEDRVDRISRVTPIEDLQPPDNLPVAPLSIKDAWEYFDSQQVNALKASRDASARMESQSCNTREAYASMRNAISEIKENGLTDPIVTSDVAVKVFNGLTHNISSIKYHLGKNPRESVLDRLPDITREKLLFHWTTIQELLRHFWSSYPITTPYLYTKVTRLKDAMSNIYPQLEDLWIYEGPQYFSHNQIPGIEGIFAVRSAPPGFPPCSSDATGFRCCNSTSRCRHAEEISKEWRET; encoded by the exons ATGTCAAGCTCGCAGGTCACCAAGCGAACCAAGTACAAGACCTCCGTCAAAGACCCCGGCTCCCCCGGTGTTCTTAGAATG AATGAGCAGAAATTAATGTTCATGCCTGATAATCGTAACACTGGTACTAAGTTGGTTGTTGAGTTCAAGTCGATTCAAG GTCATAAATATACTAAGGAAGGATCAAACAAGCCGCCATTGATTAATTTATCCAATGTTCAG GGGGGAAGCTACATTTTTGAGTTTGATAGTTATGCTGATCTCCATGTTTGCCGAGATTTTGTGG GCAAAGTCCTTGAGAAGTCCAGAGAGACTTCAAGCACTGCTACTGAAAAAGCTCCTGTTACATTAGCTGATGAACAACTTAGCACAGCAGAAATGCAGCTTCGAATTAAGCTCTTGCAAGAGGATAA TGAGTTGCAGAAACTTCATCAGCAATTTGTTGGTGGTAATATCTTCACAGAAGCTGAATTTTGGGCAACAAGGAAG AAGTTGCTGAATAGAGACTCCAGCGAGAAGTCAAAACAACGGGTTGGTTTTAAAAGTGTCATGATTTCAGACATAAGACCATTGACTGATGGGCGG ACAAACAAAGTTACATTTAGTTTGACGCCGGAGATCATTTTACAG ATTTTTTCGGAGAAACCAGCTGTTCATCGGGcgtatttaaattttgttccCAAAAAG ATGACAGAAGTGGAATTCTGGACTAAGTACTGTAGAGCAGAATACCTCAACCGTACGAAAAATGTTCATGCTGTTGCAGCAGAAGCTGCTGAAGATGAGGAGCTTGCTGTATTTCTTAAGGAAGATGATATATTGGCAAGGGAAGTTCGTAAGAAG ATTAGACTGGTTGATCCAACCTTAGACATGGAAGCTGATGAAGGGGATGATTACACCCATCTGCCT GATCATGGGCTTTTACGTGATGGTAGCAAGGAATTAAATGAATctcaaaatgaattttataGAAGGACTCTACTGCAAGACCTTAATCGGCATGCTGCCGTTGTTCTTGAAGGAAGAACTGTGG ATGTTGAAAGGGAAGACAACACAAAGGCTGTAGCAGAGGCACTTGCACGATTAAAGCAGG GCAAGGAAGGAGCTGTTGGAAACGAGAATGAGGATAGAGTAGATAGAATCTCTCGGGTGACACCAATTGAGGATCTCCAACCACCAGATAATCTTCCTGTAGCCCCACTTAGCATTAAG GATGCTTGGGAGTACTTTGATTCTCAACAAGTTAATGCACTAAAAGCCTCCAGAGATGCATCAGCAAGGATGGAATCACAAAGCTGCAACACCCGGGAAGCATATGCTTCTATGAGAAATGCTATTTCTGAGATTAAAGAAAATGGACTAACTGATCCAATAGTTACTTCTGATGTTGCTGTTAAG GTTTTTAATGGGTTGACTCACAATATCTCTAGCATCAAATATCATCTTGGGAAGAATCCTCGGGAGAGTGTTCTAGATAGATTGCCAGATATAACTAGAGAGAAACTTCTATTT CATTGGACAACTATTCAAGAATTACTGAGGCATTTTTGGTCTTCATATCCAATCACCACTCCTTATCTTTATACTAAG GTAACCAGATTGAAGGATGCCATGTCAAATATCTATCCACAGCTAGAG GATTTATGGATTTATGAAGGACCTCAATATTTCTCACATAATCAAATTCCAGGAATTGAAGGAATCTTTGCAGTCAGATCTGCGCCACCAGGTTTCCCTCCTTGTTCGTCCGATGCAACAG GCTTTAGATGCTGCAATTCAACATCACGATGCAGACATGCAGAAGAGATCAGCAAAGAGTGGAGAGAAACCTAA
- the LOC123202032 gene encoding BTB/POZ domain-containing protein At1g55760-like → MSDSAYKVETTSRLAQWRIDNFASCYRKSDPFKIGKWNWHLTVEKNKLFFVKLYPEVSNFARDNPPIASFIIRVVCSVGDHKSLTHPEIIDKKFKNKEDFVWGIEVPLTGKFIIDVEFLDLKIVPPEGGEPCSIWAEGFSEKRSNAIALASLSRMLRENIHTDIIINTSDGSIGAHRAVLAARSPVFRSMFAHDLKEKELSTINISDMSIEACQAFLNYIYGGIEQEEFFTHRLALLGAADKYDVSELKEACHDSLLEDIDTQNVLERLQNASLYELPKLKSCCMQYLVKFGRIYDIRDELNAFLQCADRELIAEIFQEVLSAWKGF, encoded by the exons ATGAGCGACTCTGCATACAAGGTTGAAACGACTTCTCGTCTTGCCCAATGGCGGATAGACAACTTCGCTTCTTGTTACCGCAAGTCCGATCCTTTCAAGATCGGTAAATGGAACTG GCATCTTACAGTAGAGAAGAACAAGTTATTTTTTGTGAAATTGTATCCTgaagtttcaaattttgcaaGAGATAATCCCCCAATTGCTTCTTTCATTATTCGGGTTGTTTGTTCTGTTGGAGATCACAAGTCTTTGACTCATCCAG AAATCATAGACAAGAAGTTCAAGAACAAGGAGGATTTTGTCTGGGGAATTGAGGTTCCCTTGACTGGAAAATTCATCATTGATGTCGAATTTCTTGATTTAAAGATTGTACCTCCAGAA GGTGGAGAGCCTTGCTCTATTTGGGCGGAAGGGTTCTCTGAAAAAAGATCAAATGCGATTGCTCTTGCATCTCTTAGTCGAATGTTGAGGGAGAATATCCACACGgacatcattattaatacttCGGATGGAAGTATTGGAGCTCATCGTGCCGTTCTTGCAGCGAGATCGCCTGTTTTTCGCAGCATGTTTGCGCATGATCTGAAAGAGAAAGAGCTTTCAACTATTAACATCTCCGACATGTCGATAGAAGCGTGTCAAGCTTTTCTCAATTACATTTATGGGGGTATCGAGCAGGAAGAGTTTTTCACCCACCGGTTGGCACTTCTTGGCGCAGCAGATAAGTATGACGTCTCAGAGTTGAAAGAGGCTTGCCATGACAGTCTTTTGGAAGACATTGACACACAGAATGTGCTTGAGAGACTGCAAAATGCATCTCTATATGAATTGCCGAAACTGAAGAGCTGCTGCATGCAGTATCTTGTGAAGTTTGGCAGGATATATGACATTCGAGATGAGTTAAATGCGTTCTTGCAGTGTGcagatagagagcttatagctGAAATCTTTCAGGAAGTTCTCAGTGCCTGGAAAGGTTTCTGA
- the LOC123201779 gene encoding uncharacterized protein At4g26485-like, with product MEGSRVVNEEEKKIKHYSSVHQILLVGEGDFSFSACLAEAFGSAANMTATSLDSREMLMLNYSKASTNLKSLEDGGCTILHGVDACTMSHHPLLFGKSFDRIVFNFPHAGFLFQEHDCTQIEMHKALVRGFLGSARNILKEKGEVHVTHKTANPFDRWEIEKLAEEVGLSLVEKAWFDKWDYPGYQNKRGSGFKCNESFPVVSFRFSRFLSPITELHYKFLPGKEPLGFDNTLNKANQTAQLKLTAKFHGK from the exons ATGGAAGGGTCTCGTGTAGtcaatgaagaagagaaaaaaataaagcattatAGCAGTGTCCACCAAATACTGCTGGTAGGTGAGGGAGACTTTTCATTTTCAGCATGCTTGGCGGAGGCCTTTGGTTCTGCTGCCAATATGACAGCAACTTCTCTTGACTCCAGAg AGATGTTAATGCTAAATTATTCGAAAGCAAGCACAAACTTGAAAAGTCTGGAGGATGGTGGATGCACTATATTACATGGAGTAGATGCCTGTACTATGAGCCATCATCCTCTTTTATTTGGCAAATCGTTCGATCGAATAGTCTTTAATTTTCCTCATGCTGGTTTCCTTTTCCAGGAACATGACTGTACACAAATTGA gatGCATAAAGCGCTGGTGAGAGGCTTTCTGGGCAGTGCAAGGAATATACTAAAGGAGAAAGGGGAAGTTCATGTAACCCACAAAACTGCTAATCCATTTGATAGGTGGGAGATAGAGAAACTAGCAGAGGAAGTTGGGCTGTCCTTGGTTGAAAAAGCATGGTTTGACAAATGGGATTATCCAGGTTATCAAAATAAGAGAGGATCTGGGTTCAAATGCAATGAGAGCTTTCCTGTTG TTTCTTTTCGCTTTAGTCGTTTCCTATCACCAATTACTGAATTACATTATAAATTCCTTCCTGGAAAAGAACCATTAG GGTTTGATAATACTTTGAATAAGGCCAATCAAACAGCTCAACTGAAACTTACTGCCAAGTTCCATGGCAAGTGA
- the LOC123202031 gene encoding protein DNA-DAMAGE INDUCIBLE 1-like isoform X1, with amino-acid sequence MKITVMTEDEQIISLDVDPHETVENVKALLEVETRVSLRQQQLLYNGMEMGNAQKLSALGVKDEDLVMMVSNATSSASANNLGFNPDGSAVNPAAFQQHVQNDSNLMMQLFQADPELAQVFLGNDLNRLQELLKDRHHQRSILRRQQDEELKLLDADPFDVEAQKKIEAAIRQKGIDDNWAAALEHNPEAFARVVMLYVDMEVNGVPLKAFVDSGAQSTIISKNCAERCGLLRLLDQRYKGVALGVGQSEILGRIHVAPIKIGNIFYPCSFVVLDSPNMEFLFGLDMLRKHQCMIDLKDNVLRVGGGEVAVSFLQEKDIPPRFLDEEKYSKQASSSGTAATSGPMDKKDDVPAGAQSSGVMSGTPGDATQGADFEAKVAKLVELGFGRAAVIQALKLFNGNEEQAAGFLFGG; translated from the exons ATGAAGATTACTGTGATGACTGAAGATGAACAGATCATTAGCTTAGATGTTGATCCACATGAAACT GTTGAAAACGTTAAAGCTCTACTAGAAGTTGAG ACTCGGGTGTCGCTAAGGCAACAACAGCTGCTGTATAATGGGATGGAAATGGGGAATGCTCAGAAATTGAGTGCATTGGGTGTTAAAGATGAGGATTTGGTTATGATGGTCTCTAATGCTACATCTAG TGCATCTGCCAATAACTTGGGCTTCAACCCCGATGGTTCTGCTGTGAACCCTGCAGCTTTCCAGCAACACGTGCAGAATGATTCTAATTTGATGATGCAACTGTTTCAG GCTGATCCTGAATTGGCACAAGTCTTCCTTGGGAATGATCTCAATAGACTGCAGGAGCTATTGAAAGACAGACACCACCAAAGATCTATATTACGACGTCAACAAGATGAGGAGCTT AAACTTCTTGATGCAGATCCTTTTGATGTTGAAGCACAAAAGAAAATTGAGGCTGCCATTCGCCAG AAAGGAATTGATGACAACTGGGCAGCTGCCTTGGAACATAACCCTGAGGCTTTTGCAAGGGTG GTTATGTTGTACGTTGACATGGAGGTTAATGGTGTTCCTTTGAAG GCATTTGTAGATAGTGGTGCACAGTCGACAATCATATCAAAAAACTGTGCTGAACGTTGTGG ATTGCTAAGGCTTTTAGATCAACGTTACAAAGGTGTGGCTCTTGGAGTTGGTCAGTCTGAGATTCTTGGTCGAATTCATGTAGCCCCAATCAAG ATTGGAAATATATTCTACCCCTGTTCCTTTGTGGTTCTGGATTCTCCCAACATGGAATTCCTCTTCGGGCTAGATATGCTTCGAAAACACCAG TGTATGATTGACTTGAAGGACAATGTTTTAAGAGTTGGTGGAGGAGAGGTAGCTGTATCATTTTTGCAAG AGAAAGACATTCCtcctaggtttttggatgaagaGAAGTACTCCAAACAAGCATCCAGCTCAGGAACTGCA GCAACATCAGGACCAATGGATAAGAAAGATGATGTACCTGCCGGAGCCCAATCTTCTg GAGTCATGTCTGGCACACCTGGTGATGCAACACAG GGAGCTGATTTTGAAGCTAAAGTTGCAAAGCTTGTTGAGCTAGGATTTGGACGAGCAGCAGTAATACAGGCACTCAAATTATTTAATGGGAATGAAGAGCAAGCAGCCGGGTTTCTATTTGGAGGCTGA